Proteins encoded in a region of the Streptococcus sanguinis genome:
- the glmU gene encoding bifunctional UDP-N-acetylglucosamine diphosphorylase/glucosamine-1-phosphate N-acetyltransferase GlmU: protein MTNYAIILAAGKGTRMKSDLPKVLHKVAGISMLEHVFRSVNAIDPEKTVTVVGHKAELVEQVLAGQTEFVRQTEQLGTGHAVMMAEPVLENLTGQTLVIAGDTPLITGESLKNLIDFHINHKNVATILTAEADNPFGYGRIVRNQHDEVLKIVEQKDASDFEQQIKEINTGTYVFDNARLFEALKNINTNNAQGEYYITDVIGIFRENGEKVGAYTLKDFDESLGVNDRVALATAESVMRRRINQQHMVNGVSFVNPDATYIDIDVEIAPEVQVEANVTLKGQTKIGAETILTNGSYIVDSVIGERTVITNSMIEESSVADGVTVGPYAHIRPGSSLAKDAHVGNFVEVKGSSIGENTKAGHLTYIGNSEVGANVNFGAGTITVNYDGQKKYKTIIGDNVFVGSNSTIIAPVELGDNSLVGAGSTITKDVPADAIALGRGRQINKEDYAKRLPHHPQNK from the coding sequence ATGACAAATTACGCGATTATTTTGGCTGCGGGTAAAGGGACTCGCATGAAGTCAGATTTACCAAAGGTTCTGCATAAGGTTGCAGGAATTTCCATGTTGGAACATGTTTTTCGCAGTGTCAATGCTATTGATCCAGAGAAGACCGTGACAGTTGTTGGCCATAAGGCAGAGCTGGTCGAGCAAGTCTTGGCAGGTCAGACAGAGTTTGTTCGTCAGACCGAGCAGCTAGGAACGGGTCATGCCGTTATGATGGCAGAGCCTGTTTTGGAAAATCTGACAGGTCAGACGCTGGTTATTGCTGGCGATACTCCCCTGATTACAGGAGAAAGCCTGAAAAATCTGATTGACTTTCATATCAACCACAAGAATGTTGCGACTATCCTGACAGCAGAAGCGGACAATCCTTTCGGCTATGGCCGTATCGTTCGCAATCAGCACGACGAAGTCTTGAAAATTGTTGAGCAGAAGGATGCTTCTGACTTTGAGCAGCAAATCAAGGAAATCAATACAGGGACTTACGTCTTTGACAATGCTCGTCTCTTTGAAGCCCTCAAAAATATCAATACCAATAATGCTCAAGGCGAATACTATATCACAGATGTGATTGGTATTTTCCGCGAGAATGGTGAAAAAGTCGGTGCTTATACGCTGAAAGACTTTGATGAGAGTCTGGGAGTTAATGACCGCGTGGCTTTGGCTACAGCTGAGAGTGTCATGCGCCGCCGGATTAACCAGCAGCATATGGTCAACGGTGTCAGCTTTGTCAATCCAGATGCGACCTATATTGATATTGATGTAGAAATCGCGCCTGAAGTCCAAGTCGAAGCAAATGTAACCCTGAAAGGTCAGACCAAGATTGGGGCAGAGACTATCCTGACCAATGGTAGCTACATCGTGGACTCTGTCATTGGAGAGCGGACGGTCATCACCAACTCCATGATTGAGGAGTCTAGTGTAGCAGACGGTGTGACAGTTGGACCTTACGCTCATATTCGTCCGGGTTCTAGTCTGGCCAAGGATGCTCATGTCGGAAACTTTGTTGAAGTTAAAGGATCGTCAATTGGCGAAAATACCAAGGCTGGTCATTTGACCTACATTGGAAACTCTGAAGTTGGCGCTAATGTCAACTTTGGTGCGGGTACGATTACGGTTAATTATGATGGCCAGAAGAAGTACAAGACTATCATTGGTGACAATGTCTTTGTTGGTTCCAACTCGACCATTATTGCCCCAGTTGAGCTGGGTGACAACTCACTGGTCGGTGCGGGTTCTACTATTACCAAGGACGTACCAGCAGATGCCATTGCTCTGGGACGTGGTCGTCAGATTAACAAGGAAGATTACGCTAAGCGACTTCCTCATCATCCTCAAAATAAGTAG
- a CDS encoding NUDIX hydrolase: MEFEEKTVQRTEIYQGPIFKVVQDQVELPDGKGQAQRDLIFHNGAVAVIAITPENKMILVKQYRKAIESTSYEIPAGKLELGENADPQAAALRELEEETGYTGQLELVYDFYSAIGFCNEKIKLYSASHLTKVENPRPQDEDETLELFEVSLEEAHQLLQNGDICDAKTIMALQYWEQKNLNK, translated from the coding sequence ATGGAATTTGAAGAAAAAACCGTCCAACGGACAGAGATTTATCAGGGACCGATTTTTAAAGTGGTTCAGGACCAGGTAGAGCTGCCAGATGGCAAAGGTCAAGCCCAAAGGGATTTGATTTTCCATAATGGCGCGGTGGCTGTGATTGCTATCACACCGGAAAACAAGATGATTCTAGTCAAGCAGTACCGCAAGGCGATTGAATCAACTTCTTATGAGATTCCAGCTGGCAAGCTTGAGCTAGGAGAGAATGCAGATCCCCAAGCGGCTGCCCTCCGAGAATTAGAAGAAGAGACCGGCTACACTGGACAGCTGGAGTTGGTCTATGATTTCTACTCTGCTATCGGTTTTTGCAATGAAAAAATCAAGCTCTACAGCGCCAGCCATTTAACAAAGGTCGAAAACCCTCGTCCCCAAGACGAGGATGAAACATTGGAACTTTTTGAAGTCAGTCTGGAGGAGGCACATCAGTTGCTGCAAAACGGTGACATCTGCGATGCCAAGACCATCATGGCCCTTCAGTACTGGGAACAAAAAAATCTGAATAAATAG
- the macP gene encoding cell wall synthase accessory phosphoprotein MacP, which produces MGKALLTDEIIERANRGEDISGPPLMDDEETKILSTGRSSFSAQQSSRQDTQFGYQSPQNRFGYEEARSQQNQSRFGYQTAQNQEEFTDETLHIEVDPTVTKSRRIENQKRSLFQAKLNKILLWVVILLIGLIAAIIWWP; this is translated from the coding sequence ATGGGAAAAGCTTTATTAACAGATGAAATCATTGAGCGGGCTAACCGCGGTGAGGATATTTCGGGGCCGCCTCTCATGGATGACGAGGAAACCAAGATTCTTTCAACTGGCAGAAGCTCCTTTAGCGCGCAGCAGTCTAGCCGACAGGATACTCAGTTTGGTTATCAAAGCCCTCAAAACCGCTTTGGTTATGAAGAAGCTCGGTCTCAGCAGAATCAGAGTCGTTTTGGCTATCAGACTGCTCAAAACCAAGAGGAGTTTACAGATGAGACTCTGCACATTGAGGTAGATCCGACCGTGACTAAGAGCCGTCGGATTGAAAACCAAAAGCGGAGCCTCTTTCAAGCCAAACTCAATAAGATCCTCCTTTGGGTGGTTATCCTCTTGATTGGTTTGATTGCTGCTATTATTTGGTGGCCTTAA
- a CDS encoding 5'-methylthioadenosine/adenosylhomocysteine nucleosidase, translating into MKIGIIAAMPEELKILLEHLKNPQKHLRLGHVYHTGSIGYHEVVLVESGIGKVMSAMSVAVLVNDFKVTAVINTGSAGAVAEGLAIGDVVVADRLVYHDVDVTAFGYDYGQMARQPLYFEASRYLVAEMKKILEKTHQNARVGLIATGDSFVAGQDKIDRIKEHFPDVLAVEMEGAAIAQATHSIGLPFMVIRAMSDTASHDANVTFDEFILEAGKRSAETLIQFLKELV; encoded by the coding sequence ATGAAAATTGGAATTATCGCAGCCATGCCTGAGGAGTTGAAGATTCTGCTGGAGCATTTGAAAAATCCGCAAAAGCACCTGCGTTTGGGACATGTCTATCATACGGGTTCCATCGGCTACCATGAAGTGGTGTTGGTCGAAAGCGGGATTGGCAAGGTTATGTCCGCTATGAGTGTGGCTGTTTTGGTCAATGACTTCAAGGTTACAGCCGTGATTAACACAGGCTCAGCTGGAGCAGTGGCAGAAGGTCTGGCTATCGGAGACGTGGTGGTCGCAGATCGTCTGGTCTACCATGATGTGGACGTAACAGCCTTCGGCTATGATTACGGTCAGATGGCACGGCAGCCACTCTATTTTGAAGCGAGCCGCTATCTGGTTGCTGAAATGAAGAAAATTTTGGAAAAGACCCATCAAAATGCAAGAGTAGGGTTGATTGCGACAGGTGACAGCTTTGTTGCTGGTCAAGACAAGATTGATCGCATTAAGGAGCATTTCCCAGATGTCCTGGCTGTCGAGATGGAGGGCGCAGCTATTGCTCAAGCCACACATTCGATCGGCCTGCCTTTTATGGTTATTCGCGCCATGAGCGATACGGCAAGTCATGATGCTAATGTCACTTTTGATGAATTCATTCTTGAAGCTGGTAAACGCTCGGCAGAAACCCTGATTCAGTTTCTGAAAGAGTTAGTTTAA
- a CDS encoding DUF898 family protein, translating into MYKESYFDGGLFSYIGHVILATLITVFTLGICAPWGMCILYNWKIKHTVIDGHRLYFDGTAMQLFGNWIKWWLLTIVTFGIYGFWLKIKLTQWITKHTHHAN; encoded by the coding sequence ATGTACAAAGAGTCTTATTTTGATGGTGGTCTCTTTTCTTACATCGGTCATGTGATTTTAGCTACCTTGATTACCGTTTTTACACTGGGAATTTGTGCACCTTGGGGCATGTGTATTCTGTATAATTGGAAGATAAAACATACAGTTATTGACGGGCACCGTCTTTATTTTGACGGTACTGCTATGCAGCTTTTTGGGAATTGGATCAAGTGGTGGCTCCTGACCATTGTTACCTTTGGTATTTATGGCTTTTGGCTGAAGATCAAACTGACCCAGTGGATTACCAAGCATACACATCATGCGAATTGA
- a CDS encoding ABC-F family ATP-binding cassette domain-containing protein, translated as MSILEVKNLSHGFGDRAIFEDVSFRLLKGEHIGLVGANGEGKSTFMSIVTGKMLPDEGKVEWSKYVTAGYLDQHAVLEQGQSVRDVLRTAFDELFKTEARINEIYMSMAEEGVDVDALMEEVGELQDRLESRDFYTLDAKIDEVARALGVMDYGMESDVTELSGGQRTKVLLAKLLLEKPDILLLDEPTNYLDAEHIDWLKRYLQNYENAFVLISHDIPFLNDVINIVYHVENQHLTRYSGDYYQFQEVYEMKKSQLEAAYERQQKEIADLKDFVARNKARVATRNMAMSRQKKLDKMDIIELQSEKPKPTFDFKPARTPGRFIFQAKDLQIGYDRPLTQPFNLTFERNQKVAIIGANGIGKTTLLKSLLGIIPPIAGQVERGDYLELGYFEQEVEGGNRQTPLEAVWNAFPALNQAEVRAALARCGLTSKHIESQIQVLSGGEQAKVRLCLLMNRENNVLVLDEPTNHLDVDAKEELKRALKEYKGSILMVCHEPDFYEGWMDQIWDFNQLT; from the coding sequence ATGAGTATCTTAGAAGTGAAAAATCTCAGCCACGGTTTCGGAGACCGGGCTATTTTTGAGGATGTATCCTTCCGACTCCTTAAGGGTGAGCATATCGGCCTAGTCGGTGCCAATGGTGAGGGAAAGTCAACCTTTATGAGTATTGTGACGGGTAAAATGCTGCCGGATGAAGGTAAGGTTGAGTGGTCCAAGTATGTGACGGCTGGCTATCTGGACCAGCATGCTGTTTTGGAGCAAGGGCAATCTGTCCGCGATGTCTTGCGCACGGCCTTTGACGAGCTTTTCAAGACCGAGGCTCGTATCAATGAAATCTATATGAGCATGGCTGAGGAAGGAGTCGATGTTGATGCCCTGATGGAAGAAGTGGGCGAGCTGCAGGACCGCTTGGAGAGCCGAGATTTTTATACTTTAGATGCCAAGATTGACGAGGTTGCACGGGCTCTGGGCGTCATGGACTACGGTATGGAGAGTGATGTGACGGAGCTATCTGGTGGGCAGCGGACCAAGGTTCTCTTGGCAAAGCTGCTTCTTGAAAAACCAGATATCCTGCTCTTAGACGAGCCAACCAACTATCTGGATGCGGAGCATATTGACTGGCTCAAGCGCTACCTACAGAACTATGAAAATGCCTTTGTTCTGATCTCGCACGATATTCCTTTCCTGAATGATGTGATCAATATCGTCTACCATGTGGAAAATCAGCACTTGACTCGTTATTCTGGCGACTACTATCAGTTTCAGGAAGTTTATGAGATGAAAAAATCTCAGCTAGAAGCGGCCTATGAGCGTCAACAGAAAGAAATTGCGGACCTCAAGGACTTTGTAGCTCGCAACAAAGCCCGTGTGGCTACCCGTAATATGGCTATGTCCCGTCAGAAAAAACTGGATAAGATGGACATTATTGAGCTGCAGAGTGAGAAGCCAAAGCCTACCTTTGACTTCAAGCCTGCCCGCACACCTGGCCGCTTTATCTTCCAAGCCAAGGATTTGCAGATTGGTTACGACCGACCGCTGACCCAGCCCTTTAACCTGACCTTTGAGCGCAATCAGAAGGTGGCTATCATCGGGGCAAATGGGATTGGAAAAACAACCCTGCTCAAGAGTTTGCTGGGGATTATCCCGCCTATCGCAGGTCAAGTCGAGCGTGGGGACTATCTGGAGCTTGGCTATTTCGAGCAGGAAGTCGAAGGCGGCAATCGTCAGACACCGCTGGAAGCAGTCTGGAACGCCTTTCCGGCTCTTAATCAGGCGGAAGTCCGAGCGGCTCTGGCCAGATGTGGTCTGACTTCCAAGCACATCGAGAGCCAGATCCAGGTCCTTTCAGGTGGAGAGCAGGCCAAGGTCCGTCTGTGCCTCCTCATGAACCGAGAAAATAATGTCCTAGTTCTGGACGAGCCAACCAATCACCTGGATGTCGATGCCAAGGAGGAGCTCAAACGAGCTCTGAAAGAATACAAGGGCAGCATCCTTATGGTCTGCCACGAGCCTGATTTCTATGAAGGCTGGATGGATCAAATCTGGGATTTTAACCAGTTGACTTGA
- a CDS encoding zinc-ribbon domain-containing protein, protein MIIWGYKGYQKNVGQTQSSIECANCHNVAPWDIIETGRKFTLYWIPTFPYGRKHYLTCPVCQHGKQIEKQEIEQFLNY, encoded by the coding sequence ATGATTATCTGGGGATATAAAGGTTATCAGAAAAACGTAGGACAGACCCAAAGCAGTATCGAGTGTGCCAACTGCCACAACGTCGCACCTTGGGACATTATTGAAACCGGCCGAAAGTTTACACTTTATTGGATTCCTACCTTTCCTTATGGTAGAAAACATTACCTCACCTGCCCTGTCTGCCAGCACGGTAAACAGATTGAAAAGCAGGAAATCGAGCAGTTTTTGAATTATTAG
- a CDS encoding peptidylprolyl isomerase, with translation MKKILLISLLSGLVLAGCSGKGKEKEATSSSDPSSSSSLVSSSSDPEETSKLREQFKDAMTNENANFPQLSTEVAEDEAEVKLITTEGDIRIKLFPKQAPLAVENFLTHAKEGYYDGVLFHRVINEFMIQTGDPKGDGTGGESIWKGKDKSKDSGNGFKNEYSPYLYNIRGALSMANAGPDTNGSQFFINQSKKDLSSQMSTDSFPDKIIEAYKNGGNPTLDGGAYTVFGQVLEGMDVVDKIAAAETDDNDKPKKDIKIEKIEIIKDYDFSK, from the coding sequence ATGAAAAAAATTCTTCTTATCAGCCTCTTATCAGGACTTGTCTTGGCTGGCTGCTCTGGCAAAGGCAAGGAAAAGGAGGCTACTAGCTCCTCCGACCCGTCCAGCAGTTCCTCACTAGTGAGCTCTAGCTCTGATCCAGAGGAAACCAGCAAACTCCGTGAGCAATTCAAGGATGCCATGACCAACGAAAATGCCAATTTTCCGCAGCTATCTACAGAAGTTGCTGAAGATGAAGCGGAAGTCAAGTTGATAACGACTGAAGGCGATATCCGCATCAAGCTCTTTCCAAAACAAGCCCCACTAGCCGTTGAAAACTTCCTGACCCATGCTAAGGAAGGCTACTATGACGGCGTTTTATTCCACCGCGTTATCAATGAATTTATGATTCAGACCGGAGACCCTAAAGGTGACGGCACTGGGGGTGAGTCTATCTGGAAGGGCAAAGACAAGTCTAAAGACTCTGGAAACGGCTTTAAAAATGAGTATTCTCCATATCTCTATAATATTCGAGGCGCCCTATCCATGGCCAATGCAGGCCCTGATACCAATGGCAGTCAGTTCTTTATCAACCAAAGCAAGAAAGACCTGTCCAGCCAAATGTCTACGGATTCTTTCCCAGATAAGATCATCGAAGCCTATAAAAACGGTGGAAATCCTACTTTAGATGGCGGAGCTTATACCGTCTTTGGCCAAGTGCTGGAAGGGATGGATGTGGTGGACAAAATCGCTGCCGCAGAAACAGACGACAACGACAAGCCTAAAAAAGATATCAAGATTGAAAAAATCGAGATTATCAAGGACTATGACTTCAGTAAATAA
- a CDS encoding NUDIX hydrolase → MRAGVILYNPQTKQILLIHRWKNGEEYFVIPGGGAESGETAVKVAQREIQEELGWSLSEKQLQPAFTFRNGQRLEIYFRATISHTSAPMIQGEEALRSHAQNIYQPEWLDIEAICGLNLRPAGLKNLLLDCLTQEDLKN, encoded by the coding sequence ATGCGAGCCGGAGTCATTCTTTACAATCCCCAAACCAAGCAAATACTGCTCATCCACCGCTGGAAAAATGGAGAAGAGTATTTTGTGATACCAGGCGGCGGAGCCGAGTCAGGTGAAACTGCAGTCAAAGTAGCTCAGCGAGAAATTCAGGAAGAGCTGGGTTGGAGCTTGTCTGAAAAGCAACTGCAGCCAGCCTTTACTTTCAGAAATGGCCAACGCTTAGAAATCTATTTTCGTGCCACTATCAGCCATACATCAGCCCCAATGATTCAGGGCGAGGAAGCCCTTCGCAGTCATGCCCAGAATATCTATCAACCCGAATGGTTAGACATAGAAGCAATTTGCGGCCTGAACTTACGGCCAGCAGGACTTAAAAATCTGCTCCTGGATTGTCTGACACAGGAGGATTTGAAAAACTAG
- a CDS encoding PspC domain-containing protein — MEKRLTRDVNNKKIAGVCAGIANYFDLDPTLVRVIWILLVCVAGTGVLAYLIAWAVMPEA, encoded by the coding sequence ATGGAGAAAAGACTGACAAGAGATGTCAACAACAAGAAAATCGCTGGTGTATGTGCTGGTATCGCAAACTACTTTGATTTAGATCCAACCTTGGTTCGTGTTATTTGGATTCTTTTGGTCTGTGTGGCAGGTACAGGTGTCTTGGCTTACTTGATTGCTTGGGCGGTTATGCCAGAGGCTTAA
- a CDS encoding DNA translocase FtsK → MATKKNTKKGRTTRRPTKAELERQKAIKRMIATFVLALILLFAAIKLGAFGVTIYNMIRLLVGSLAYLAILASFGYLFFFKWLHKHEGTVSGFLSLFLGLELIFQAYFVSVLKLEGAAVLSTTLGRVLTDLTAFKVSSFAGGGLLGSLLYAPISFLFSNIGSYFFGLLLILLGGLLMSPWSIYDISEKAMAAFQNWREKQEEKRQLRFLEQEEKAAQAAMQAIEVEQEEAEVDPETGEILDDEDLSETAVDFDEADYEELGEYDPHEPLDFGREEEMEEADADVDVEVDFTTKESLDYKLPTINLFAPDKPKNQSKEKRIVRDNIKILEETFASFGIKAAVERAEIGPSVTKYEVKPAVGVRVNRISNLADDLALALAAKDVRIEAPIPGKSLVGIEVPNSEVATVTFRELWEQSKTDASKLLEIPLGKAVNGSVRSFDLAKMPHLLVAGSTGSGKSVAVNGIIASILMKARPDEVKFMMVDPKMVELSVYNDIPHLLIPVVTNPRKASRALQKVVDEMENRYELFSKVGARNIAGYNAKVAEYNAQSEYKQVPLPLIVVIVDELADLMMVASKEVEDAIIRLGQKARAAGIHMILATQRPSVDVISGLIKANVPSRIAFAVSSGTDSRTILDENGAEKLLGRGDMLFKPIDENHPVRLQGSFISDEDVERIVAFVKNQAEADYDDSFDPGEVSESDLDTGGGDDEGDPLFEEAKALVIETQKASASMIQRRLSVGFNRATRLMEELEAAGVIGPAEGTKPRKVLQTN, encoded by the coding sequence ATGGCAACTAAGAAAAACACGAAAAAAGGCCGGACAACTCGCCGGCCGACAAAAGCAGAATTAGAAAGACAAAAAGCAATAAAGAGAATGATTGCCACCTTTGTGCTGGCTCTTATTCTTTTGTTTGCAGCAATTAAGCTGGGTGCCTTTGGGGTTACTATTTATAATATGATTCGCCTCTTGGTGGGAAGCTTGGCCTATCTGGCTATTCTGGCCAGCTTTGGCTATCTCTTTTTTTTCAAGTGGCTGCACAAGCACGAGGGGACGGTTTCAGGATTTCTCAGCCTCTTTTTGGGACTGGAGTTAATCTTCCAAGCTTATTTCGTCAGTGTGTTGAAGCTAGAAGGGGCAGCTGTCTTATCCACAACTCTAGGCAGGGTCTTGACTGATCTGACAGCCTTTAAGGTCAGCTCCTTCGCGGGTGGCGGCCTGCTGGGCTCTCTCCTGTACGCACCAATCTCTTTCCTTTTTTCAAATATCGGTTCTTATTTCTTCGGCCTGCTGCTCATTCTTTTGGGCGGTCTGCTTATGAGCCCTTGGTCTATCTATGATATTTCAGAAAAGGCTATGGCAGCCTTTCAAAATTGGAGAGAAAAGCAAGAAGAAAAGCGTCAGCTCCGTTTCCTGGAGCAGGAAGAAAAAGCTGCACAGGCAGCTATGCAAGCCATTGAAGTAGAGCAAGAGGAAGCTGAAGTTGATCCTGAAACAGGAGAGATTTTAGATGACGAGGACTTGTCAGAAACAGCTGTGGACTTTGACGAAGCAGACTATGAGGAACTAGGAGAGTATGACCCTCATGAGCCTCTGGACTTTGGTCGCGAAGAAGAGATGGAGGAGGCAGACGCGGACGTGGACGTAGAAGTGGACTTCACCACCAAGGAAAGTCTGGACTACAAGCTGCCGACCATCAACCTCTTTGCGCCTGACAAGCCTAAAAACCAGTCTAAAGAAAAGCGCATTGTCCGAGACAATATTAAGATTTTGGAAGAAACCTTTGCTAGTTTTGGCATCAAGGCTGCTGTTGAGCGGGCTGAAATCGGACCTTCCGTCACTAAGTACGAGGTCAAGCCAGCTGTTGGTGTTCGGGTCAATCGGATTTCCAATCTGGCTGATGACTTGGCTCTTGCCCTAGCTGCTAAGGATGTGCGGATTGAAGCGCCGATTCCTGGGAAATCTCTTGTCGGGATTGAAGTACCCAACTCTGAAGTTGCGACCGTGACCTTCCGAGAACTCTGGGAGCAGTCGAAGACGGATGCCAGCAAGCTCCTAGAAATCCCACTTGGTAAGGCTGTCAACGGCTCTGTCCGTTCCTTTGACTTGGCTAAGATGCCCCATCTCTTGGTAGCGGGCTCTACTGGCTCTGGTAAATCTGTGGCCGTCAACGGTATTATTGCCAGCATTCTCATGAAGGCCAGACCGGATGAAGTCAAGTTTATGATGGTGGATCCAAAGATGGTGGAACTGTCCGTTTATAATGACATTCCTCACTTGCTTATCCCAGTCGTGACCAATCCACGTAAGGCTAGCCGCGCCCTCCAGAAGGTTGTAGACGAGATGGAAAACCGCTATGAACTCTTCTCCAAGGTCGGTGCCCGTAACATTGCTGGCTATAATGCTAAAGTAGCCGAGTACAATGCCCAATCAGAGTACAAGCAAGTTCCCCTGCCTTTAATCGTTGTCATCGTGGACGAGCTGGCTGACCTTATGATGGTGGCCAGCAAGGAAGTGGAAGACGCCATTATTCGGTTGGGACAAAAAGCGCGTGCGGCTGGGATTCACATGATTCTGGCTACCCAGCGACCATCTGTAGATGTTATCTCCGGTCTGATTAAGGCCAATGTACCCTCTCGGATTGCCTTTGCTGTGTCCAGCGGGACAGACAGTCGGACCATTCTGGATGAAAATGGGGCAGAAAAGCTCTTGGGTCGAGGAGACATGCTCTTTAAGCCTATTGATGAAAACCATCCGGTTCGTTTGCAGGGCTCCTTTATCTCAGATGAAGATGTGGAGCGAATTGTTGCCTTTGTCAAGAACCAAGCTGAAGCTGATTATGACGATAGCTTTGATCCTGGTGAAGTATCTGAAAGTGATTTGGATACTGGCGGGGGCGACGATGAAGGTGATCCTCTCTTTGAAGAAGCCAAGGCCTTGGTTATCGAGACTCAGAAAGCCAGCGCATCTATGATTCAACGGCGACTCTCGGTCGGCTTTAATCGGGCCACTCGTCTTATGGAAGAACTCGAAGCGGCTGGCGTTATCGGACCAGCCGAAGGAACAAAGCCAAGAAAAGTTTTGCAGACTAATTGA
- a CDS encoding VOC family protein: MKLDTIHHIAIIGHDYAKTREFYVDKLGFDMLDEHHRPDKQDILFNVRKGNLTLEIFIKEEAPKRPALPYPEHTGLRHLAFRVTNVKETLEEFDRLEIPHTELRYDDFDGRKMAFFFDPDGLPLEIHE; this comes from the coding sequence ATGAAACTAGACACTATTCACCATATAGCTATCATCGGTCATGATTATGCTAAGACCAGGGAGTTTTATGTGGACAAGCTGGGCTTTGACATGCTAGATGAGCACCATCGGCCGGACAAGCAGGATATTCTCTTTAATGTCCGCAAGGGAAATCTGACTCTGGAAATTTTCATCAAGGAAGAAGCTCCTAAGCGGCCAGCCCTGCCGTATCCTGAGCATACTGGTCTGAGGCATCTGGCCTTTCGAGTGACAAATGTCAAAGAAACGCTGGAGGAATTTGACCGTTTGGAGATTCCCCATACTGAGCTGCGTTATGACGACTTTGACGGGCGTAAGATGGCTTTCTTCTTTGATCCGGATGGCCTGCCTCTGGAGATTCACGAATAA
- a CDS encoding DUF3397 domain-containing protein has translation MTLLKIASILFIFLTLILTTITVRVFQLRKYGLNFADLAFPLFVVEFYIISDKAYYHSLLPQLTLALSVLAIAITIYFLKKKRSFYYPKFFKFFWRAGFLLTFFMYLAMVIGLFL, from the coding sequence ATGACACTATTAAAGATTGCTTCGATTTTATTTATCTTTTTAACTTTGATTTTAACCACTATTACTGTGCGAGTTTTTCAATTAAGAAAATACGGTTTAAACTTTGCGGACTTGGCTTTTCCGCTTTTTGTTGTGGAATTTTATATCATTTCAGACAAGGCCTACTACCACAGCTTGCTGCCCCAGCTAACCCTAGCTCTCTCAGTTCTCGCTATCGCCATCACCATCTATTTTCTAAAGAAAAAACGGAGTTTCTACTATCCTAAGTTCTTTAAGTTCTTCTGGCGGGCTGGATTTCTTTTGACCTTCTTCATGTACCTAGCCATGGTCATCGGACTCTTTTTGTAA
- the rplK gene encoding 50S ribosomal protein L11 — translation MAKKVEKLVKLQIPAGKATPAPPVGPALGQAGINIMGFTKEFNARTADQAGMIIPVVISVYEDKSFTFVTKTPPAAVLLKKAAGVEKGSGEPNKTKVATVTRAQVQEIAETKMPDLNAANIESAMRMIEGTARSMGFTVVD, via the coding sequence ATGGCTAAAAAAGTCGAAAAACTTGTAAAATTGCAAATCCCTGCTGGTAAAGCTACTCCAGCTCCACCAGTTGGTCCTGCGCTTGGTCAAGCCGGTATCAACATCATGGGATTCACTAAGGAGTTCAACGCTCGTACAGCTGATCAAGCTGGTATGATTATTCCAGTTGTTATCTCAGTTTACGAAGACAAATCATTCACTTTCGTGACTAAGACTCCGCCAGCTGCTGTTCTTCTGAAGAAAGCTGCAGGTGTTGAAAAAGGTTCTGGTGAGCCAAACAAAACGAAAGTTGCAACAGTTACTCGTGCGCAAGTACAAGAAATTGCTGAAACTAAGATGCCAGATTTGAACGCTGCAAACATCGAGTCTGCAATGCGTATGATTGAAGGTACTGCTCGTTCTATGGGATTCACTGTTGTTGACTAA